The Arthrobacter sp. Marseille-P9274 DNA segment CGCCGATCAGCGCCAGCGATGAGCTGAATGAGAGTGCGGCCTCCGGCTCATCAAGGCAGTAGAACCCGGGGGTCGTCAGGTACGTGTCGGCGATGGCCAGGAACGATTCGCCGTGGCTCATGCTGTGGAAGTCATGCCCGCCCTCCAGGTTGCTCTGGAAGGTGTAGTAGCCGTGCATGGTTTCCGCCCGGAAGACTTGCCGCTGCCGTTCTCTCCGACGAGGAAGGTCACGCCCTCGGCAAGCTCCAGTCCCGATTCCAGTACGGCGGCCACGGCCGGGACGTCCGCCGGCCAGCTCGCCCGGTCAATCGCCGCGTCCGGCTTCGCACGCACCTCCCGCACCAACCGCTGGTCATCCAGGAACCCGGACCTGCTCATCTGGCGCACTCCGGCAGGGCGGCAGAGGCCCCCGGCCGGGGGCCGGGCAGGCTTCTGCTCATGGAGTCGTCTCTCCGTCCTCCAGGAGCCCCATGAACATCGTCCTGTGCAGGATCGCCACATGCCGCCGGGATACTTCGACGGCAGCAAGCACGTCCCTTGAGCGCAAGGCCTCGACCAGCCGGATGTGGTCCCGGTTGGAATTGTGCAGATGCTCGATCGGGTACGGCAGGAAGTAGGCGTACAGGTCGGCCAGCGCATGGTTGTATTCGTCGACGGCAGTGCCCATGCCGGAGCAGCGCGCCACCAGCCGGTGGAACTCGTCGTCGGCCTGGTGGTACTCCGACCAGCCGGTGGCGGCGGCCATCCGCTCGGTGAGCCGATACAGCCCCTCCAGTTGCTCCTCGGAGGCATTCAGTGCGGCATAGTGCGTGACAGCGCATTCGAAGAGCAGGCGGCGGTCCACCAACCGGTGGATTGCGGTGAACTCCTCCGGCCCGGCCGTGAGTTCCTGCAGCAGCTGCCGGGGCGGTTCGTCGGCGACGAACGTGCCGCCGCCGCGGCCCCGCCGACGGACCACGATGCCCTGCTCGGCCAGGTTCGTCAGCGCCCGCCGCGCGGTAATCGGACTCACGGAGAGCCCGAGGGCCAGCTCCTTCTGGTCCGGCAGCCGCTCCCCAGGCCGCAGCAGGCCGAGCAGGATCGCGGTGCTGATCCGGAGCCGCACGGCGTCAATGGCGCTGCGGCGGTCGATGCCGGCCAGCACGCCCTCGTCGATGGCAGAGCCCGCCGCTTCAGGCAGGGCGCGCTCCGATGCTGCGGTGCCCGTGGTCATAGGAACAACCATACGGTCCCATCCAACCCCTTCCTTTATTGGTTCAACTTGATCTATTATGTCACAAGTCACTCACGATCGACTGGAAGCTACCCATGCAACGACCCCTCCCCCTCATCGCGGCGCAGGCCCGGCCGCGCCTTATCGGCGAGCCGGTCTCGGCCTTCGCCGACGAGGCAAACAGTGCGTTGTCCAGCTACCCCTCGGCCAAGCTGTTGGTCTTTCCGGAGCTGCACCTCTTCGCCGACGGCGCACCGGACCTGCAGCGCACTGCAGCCCTGCAGGACAGCGCCGAGCCGCTCGACGGCCCCCGTGTCCGCGAACTGCGGCAGCTCGCCGGCGACCTCGGCGTCTGGCTTGTGCCGGGAAGCGTCTGCGAGCGCGGCCCCGACGGACAGCTCTTCAACACCCAACTGGTCCTCTCGCCTGCCGGGGAACTCGCCGGCTACTACCGCAAGATCTTCCCGTGGCGGCCGCATGAGCCCTACGATCCGGGCGACAGCTTCACCGTCGTCGATCTGGACGGCATGGGCCGGGTGGGCCTGCACATCTGCTACGACGCCTGGTACCCGGAAGTGACCCGCCAACTGGCCTGGATGGGCGCCGAAGTGATCCTCAATGTCGTCAAAACCACCACCCCCGACCGCCGGCAGGAACTGGTACTCGCCCAAGCAAACGCAATCGTCAACCAGGTCTTCATGGTCAGCGTCAACTGTGCCGGCCCCACCGGCCGGGGCCGCAGCCTGATCGTGGATCCGGAGGGAAACATCATTGCGGAAGCCCGGGACGATGCTCCGGTGCTGCTCGCCGCGGAACTCGACCTCGGCGTCGTCGACCGCGTCCGGAAGCACGGAACCGAAAACGTGAACCGCCCGTGGTCCCAATTCCACCCGGGGGAACCACCCATCGAACTGCCTATCTACCAGGGCCGGATCGACCCGGCCAGCTGGACCCCGAAGGTCCCGGACATGAGGAACATCTAAGTGAGCACACCCATTTCCCCTGCACCCGCGCTGACCCGCACGCTGAAACTGCCGTCGCTGGTGCTCTTCGGCCTGGCGTACCTGACGCCGCTGATCGTCCTCGGCATCTTCGGCATTATCGCAGAGACTACGGCCGGTGCCTCTCCCTCGGCCTACCTCGTGGCCTTGATCGCCATGCTCTTCACCGCGCACAGCTACGGCCGCATGGCCATCGCCTACCCGGTTGCCGGCTCCGCCTACACCTACGTGCGCAAGTCCATCGACCCCCGCGTCGGCTTCCTGGTTGGCTGGGCCATCCTGTTGGACTACCTCTTCCTGCCCATGGTGATCTGGCTGATCGGCGGCTCCTACTTGACGGCACAGTTCCCCGGCGTGCCGATGGCGGTCTGGATCATCGGTTTCATCGCCGTCACCACGCTGCTGAACATCCTGGGTATCAAGGTCGCAGACAAGGCCAACTACATCCTGATGGCGTTCCAGCTGCTCGTCATCGTGTTCTTTGTCGCCCTGTCCATCGGAAATGTCGTCTCCACCTCGGGGGCCGGCGGACTCATCAGCTCCGAGCCCTTCATCAATCCGGAGTCCGGCTTCGGCGCCATCACGGCCGGCGCAGCCATCGCCGCCTATTCCTTCCTTGGCTTCGATGCCGTCACCACCCTCACCGAGGAGACCGTCGAGCCGCGCAAGAACATGCCGCGGGCCATCATGCTCATCGCACTGATCGGCGGCGGCATCTTCATCACCGTCTCCTACTTCACCCAGCTCGTGCACCCCGGCGGCGTCTTCGAGGATTCCGCCTCCGCCGCGAGCGAGATCGCACTGCAGATCGGCGGCCAGCTCTTCGGCGCGGTCTTCCTCGCCGGACTGGTGGCGGCCCAGTTCGCCTCCGGCCTCGCCGCCCAGGCCAGCGCCTCCCGCCTGCTCTACGCGATGGGACGGGATGCAGTGCTGCCCAAGGCCGTCTTCGGCCGGCTGAACCCCCGCTTCCATACACCGGTGGTCAACCTGGTGATTACGGGCGCAGTCGGCCTGATCGCCATCTTCCTCGATGTCGCGACCTCGACGTCCTTCATCAACTTCGGGGCGTTCACGGCCTTCACGCTGGTCAACATCTCCGTCATTTTCCACTTCTTCCGGCGGCGGCGCGAAGGCATTCAGCTGAATCCCTTCGGCTACCTTGTTGCCCCCGTCCTCGGCGCTATCGTCTGCGCGTACCTGCTCTCGCGGTTGGACGTCAACGCGATTACGCTCGGACTGATTTGGCTGGGGGTCGGAACGATCCTGCTGGGCATCATCACCCGGGGCTTCCGAACCGCCCCGCCGGAGATGAAGGCCACCGAGGAAGTCGCCGCCTAGCAGCGGCGGCGAGGAGGGACCGCACCATGCGTATTGCACTGGGACAGCTTGCATCAGGGCACGACGTCGGTGCGAACCTTGCTGCCATCGACGCGTTCGCGGGTGCCGCGGCGGAAGGCGGGGCGGAGCTGCTGGTCCTGCCCGAATACGCCACCTACGACAAGAAAGTACTGGACGCCTCCTTTCCGGAGGCTGCCGAGCCGCTGGACGGTCCCATCTGCGCAGCCCTCGCGGCGACCGCCCGGCGGCACGGCATCGCCCTGGTGGCCGGGGTCGTCGAATCCAGCGACGAACCCGGCCGCGCCTACAACACCCTCGCTGCCTTCGCCGCCGACGGTTCCCGGCTCGCCAGCTACCGGAAGATCCACCTCTTCGACGCCCAGGGCTACACCGAGTCCCGGTTCATCAAGCCCGCGCCCACCGCGGACCCCGTCCTTTTTGACCTGGGCAGGGTCCGCTTCGGCCTGATGACCTGCTACGACCTCCGCTTCCCTGAGCTTTCCCGGGCCCTGTCCGACGCCGGAGCCCAGGCCCTGCTCGCCTGCGCGGCTTGGGTGCCCGGCGAGCACAAAACAAACCAGTGGCTCAGCCTCACCGCCGCCCGCGCCATTGAAAACGGCCTCTACCTCGCCGGCGCCTGCCAGTCCCCGCCCAACTCCATCGGACACAGCGTCGCCGTCAGCCCGATGGGTGCTTCCCTGCAGCAACTCGGCACCGAGCCGGGCCTCGCCGTCGTCGATGTCCCGGTGGAGGCCATCGACACCACCCGTGCGGCATTCCCCATGCACCGCCAGCGCCGGCTGCGCTGACCCGGCCCGCTGTGCGGGCAAAGCCCTGCTGAGGAGCCATCCCCGCCCCGCTCCGCCGTTCCTTGGGGGATGGCCAGATGATGACGCGTCATGTATCGTATAACCGCCGCCTTGAACCGTTGGGGTTCTACTTGTACGGCGGCATGGGGAAAGACAAGGTTGGGGGACCTTCAATGTTGGGGAAAATCATCGCTGCCGTTTTCACGGCTGCCCTGCTGCTGGCCGGACTCGCGGTTCCGGCGGAAGCTGCAACCGTCTACAAGGCGTCGCTGCGCACCGCCGCACGCTCGCTGCCGGTAGCGGCGGAGAAGAACACCGGCTACGACCGGGACCGCTACTTCGGCGACTGGAAGGACACGAACCGGGACTGCCAGAACACGCGGGCCGAGGTGCTCATCCAGGAGTCGAAGGTCCGCACGACCTACACGACCTCGCGGCGCTGCACGGTCCGGAGCGGCAAGTGGGTCACGAACTGGGACAACCGCACGCACTACTCGGCGTCGTCCGTGCAGATCGACCACCTCGTCCCGGTGCATGAGGCCTGGGGTTCCGGCGCCCGGTCCTGGTCGCAGGCCCGCCGCGCCGCCTTCTACAACGACCTGGGCGACGGCCGCCTCCTGAACGCGCAGACGTCCAAGCTGAACTCGGCCAAGCAGGCCAAGGGCCCGGAGGACTGGATGCCGGCCAGGAACCGCTGCAAGTACGTCGCGGACTGGGTCGCCATGAAGATCCGCTGGGGCCTGAAGGCGGACAGCCGGGAGCGCACGGCACTGATCCGCCATGCCGACTCCTGCCCCGCGACGACCATCAAGGTCACCAGGGCCTGAGTCCCTCCCGGCGGCAAGAGTACGACGGCGGCGCGCGAGGGTCCGCAACTTCGGAACCTCGCGCGCCGCCGTCGTTCGCGGATTAAGGGACCAGGTACCGGCTGTCCCGGGCGTCCGTGATGAGCATGTGCCCGGGCGCGTGGCCGATGGCCAGCGCGGGACGGGACTCCATCACCGCCGCCTGCGGGGTGACACCGCAGGCCCAGAACACCGGAACGTGGCCCTCGGGAATGCGCACCGGGTCGCCGAAGTCCGGCCTGGCCAGGTCAGCGATGCCCAGTTCCTCCGGGTTGCCCACATGCACGGGCGCGCCGTGCACGGCCGGGTAGCGGGAGGTGATCCGGACGGCGTCGGCGACCTGGGACGCGGGAACCGGGCGCATCGAGACCACGAGCGGGCCCGCCATCGATCCGGCCGGTTCGCAGCGGACGCCGGTCCGGTACATCGGCACGTTCACGTTCTGGTCGATGTGCGCGATGGAGATGCCGCCCTCGCGCAGCGCCGACTCGAAGGTGAACGAGCAGCCGACGATGAAGGTGACGAGGTCGTCCCGCCAGTACTGCGTGATGTCCGTCGGCTCGTCAACCTTCTGCCCGTCCCGGTAGACGGTGTAGCGCGGCACGTCGGTCCGGATATCGCCGCCGGCCAGCAGCGGTCCGCTGGTTTCGCCGGCGTCGAGCACGCCGAGGATCGGGCACGGCTTCGGGTTGCGCTGCGCGAAGAGCAGCACGTCGAACGCCAGATCCCGCGGCACGATGATGAGGTTGGCCTGGGCAAAGCCGCGCGACCAGCCGGCTGTGGGGACGGCCAGCCCGGAGCGGAAGGCGGCGCGCGCCTCGGCCGGAGACAAAGCGCCGGGATCCGCGGGCAGGGTGACCGTGCTGATGGTGTCTTGCAGGTTGCTCATGTTCTAGCTCCAGAATTGCGACAGGCCGGCCAGCGAATTCCAGCCGAGGTAGAGGGTCAGCAGCCAGGCAGCGCCGCCCAGGATCAGCAGCCACTTCGGATAGACGTAGCCGTGCAGCAGGTCGCGGCGGCGCCACGCCGCCCACAGCATGATGGCGAAACCGATGGGCAGGATCAGCCCGTTGAACGCGCCGGCGAAAATCAGCAGCTCCTGCGGAGCCTGGCCCACGAACAGGTAGATCACGGCGCAGACGGCAATGAAGGCCACGATAATCAGGTTCCGCTTGCGCTCGGAGGTGGTGGTGCGGGTGATGAAGGAGACCGAGGTGTAGGCGGCGCCGATGACCGAGGTCAGGGCGGCAGCCCAGAGGACGACGCCGAACATGCGCATGCCGATTTCACCCGCGGCAGCACCGAAGGCTTCGGCCGCCATGTTGTCGCTGGTCAGCGTCACGCCGCCGGCCACCACGCCGAGGATCGCCAGGAAGAGCAGCACCCGCATGAGGCCCGTGACCAGGATGCCCAGGACTGAGCTGCGGGAGATCGCCTTGACGTTCTCGACGCCGTGCGCGCCGACGTCGAGCATGCGGTGGGCGCCGGCATAGGTGATGTAGCCGCCGACGGTACCGCCGATCAGCGTGGTGATGACGAGGAAGTCGACCTCCTCCGGCAGGAAGGTGTTCTTCAGTGCTTCTCCGAGGGGCGGGGCCGCGACGATGGCGACATAAAGCATCAGCAGGATCATCAGGGCGCCGAGCAGCACAACGATCCGGTCGAGCGCCATGCCCGCCTTCTTGGAGAGGAAGACCAGGATCGCCACGATGGCCGAAACGGCCCCGCCAATCTTCGGATCCACGCCCATCATGGCGTTGGCGCCGAGCCCGGTACCGGCAATGTTGCCGATGTTGAAGACCACGCCGCCCAGGAACACTAGGGCGGCCAGGAGCCAGCCGGCCCCGGGCAGCACCTTGTTGCCGAGTTCGTGTGCCCGCATCCCCGAGATGCCGATGATCCGCCAGACGTTGAGCTGCACGGCGATATCCACGAGGATCGACAGCAGGATGGCAAAGGCGAAGGCCGCGCCGAGCTGCACCGTGAAGACCGTGGTCTGGGTGATGAAGCCGGGGCCGATGGCGCTGGTGGCCATCAGGAACATGGCACCCATCAACGCAGTGCGTTTGAAGTTGGGACGCACCTTGGTGCTTGTCTTTTCCATTGGTTTTCCCCTCTGGATCGGTGACAGCAGTCACACGGGCAATGGAGCGACCTTACAGTTTGTTGAACAATCTTGGCAAGCGATTGTTCAACAAAGAGGGCCTTCGCTAGTCACTCGCGACGGATCGCGATTGTTGAACAATCTTCGAATGTGGTGCATGCTGGAACCAGGGAAACCAACGAGACGGGTGTCACACATGGCTATTATCGACCTCAACAGCGACGTGGGGGAATCCTTCGGCAACTGGGAAATGGGCGACGACGCGGCGATCTTCCGCTCCGTCTCCAGTGCCAACGTGGCCTGCGGTTTCCACGCCGGAGACCCGAGCACCATCGCCGGAACCTGCCGCGACGCGGTGGCCGCCGGAGTCACCATCGGCGCCCACGTGGGCTACCGGGACCTCGCGGGCTTCGGGCGGCGTTTCCTCGACTGCTCCCCCACGGAGCTGGCGGACGACGTGCTCTACCAGCTCGGCGCGCTGCAGGCGCTGACCCGGGCCGCCGGAGCGCAGATCCGCTACGTTAAGCCGCACGGCGCGCTGTACAACACGATCGTCCATCATGAGGCGCACGCCCAGGCCGTGGTCGACGCCGTGCGCGCCTTCGGCGGGGACCTGCCGCTGCTGCTGCTCCCGGGTTCGGTTGCCTTGGCCAAGGCCGCGGCCGCGGGACTCCGCGGTGTCGCCGAGGCCTTCGCCGACCGCGCCTACAACCCGGACGGCACGCTGGTCTCGCGCCGCGAGCCGGGGGCCGTCCTCCACGATACGGACATCGTCGTCGCCAACATGGTGCGGCTGGCGCAGACCGGCAAGATCACGGCCATCGACGGCACCATCATCAGGGTGGACGCCGAAAGCATCTGCGTGCACGGCGACACCCCGGGCTCCGTCGCGATGGCGGCCGCCGTGCGCGCCGGCCTCGAGTCCGCCGGCGTGACGGTCCGGAGCTTTGCGTGAGCGTGACGGCAATCCGGTTCGCCGGGCCGCGCGCGCTGCTGGTCGAGCTCTCCGGCCTGGAGTCCGTGCTGGCCCTGCACGCCCGCCTGACCTCCGACCCGCTGCCCGGCCAGCTCGACGTGCTGGCCGCGGCCTCCACCGTGCTGGTCCAGTGCGACACCCGCGCCCACGCCGTGGCGGCGAGGGCCGCCGTCGAACGGCTGGAGCTGGACCACGCCCCCGCCGCGACGGGTAAAACCATCGAAATTCCCGTGACGTACGACGGCGAGGACCTCGCCGAGGTCGCGCGCCTCACCGGCCTCAGTCCCGAGGGTGTGGTCAACGCCCATACCGGGCAGGTCTGGACCGCGGCCTTCGGCGGCTTCGCCCCCGGCTTTGCGTACCTCACGGGCGAGGACAACACGCTCGACGTGCCGCGGCGCGCCACTCCGCGGACCGCCGTGCCGGCCGGGGCGGTGGCCCTGGCCGGCGGCTACTCCGCCGTCTATCCGCGCAAATCACCCGGCGGCTGGCAGCTGATCGGACACACCGGCAGCGTGCTGTGGGACGTCGGCCGGCCAAGTCCGGCGCTGATCCGCCCGCAGGACAAGGTCCGCTTCGTCGCCGTGCGGGAGTCGGCTGGTCCGGCTGGGTCTGCCCCGTCCGCGGAGGCTGCTTCGGCGGTATCGGAAGTGCCCTCCGAGCACGCGTCTGCCGCGGCTGCTTTCGCCGGTGCTGCTTCCACCGGTGCTGCTTCCGCCGAGGGCGGCACGTCCGCGGCGGAGCCCGCTCCCCCGCGGAGGGATTCCGCCGGCTCGCTCGAGGTGGTTTCCGCCGGCCTGCAGTCGCTGGTGCAGGACCTCGGCCGGCCGGGCATGGGCAACCTCGGCGTAGGCAGTTCCGGCGCCCTCGACGTGCCGGCCGCGCGCCAGGCGAACCGGCTGGCGGGCAACTCCCCCGGGGACGCCGTCGTCGAAAATCTCTTTGGCTCGCTGGTCCTGCGGGCCCGCGGTGACCAGGTCCTCGCGGTCACCGGTGCCCGCGTGGAGCTGGACATCGCTCCGTCCGGACGGCGTCCCGCGCAGGACGCGCCCTTTGCCCTGCTCGACGGCGAGACCCTGTCCCTCGGGCCGGCGACCGCCGGGCTGCGTGCGTACGTCGCAGTGCGCGGCGGGATCGAGCTGGCCGCGGAGCTGGGGAGCCGCTCCAGTGACACGATGTCCGGACTAGGCCCCGCCCCGCTGGAGGCCGGGTCCGTCCTGCCGGTGGGCGACGCCGGCAGCGGGCACGTCGTCGGCACGCCGGAACCCTCCGTTCTGCGGGTCTCCCCCGGCGAAACAGCCCTGCTGCGCATCACGCCCGGCCCCCGCGACGACTGGTTCGGCCAGGCCGGGCTCGACCGGCTCACCGGGCAGGACTGGGTGTCCGGCTCGGCCTCGGACCGGATCGGCGTCCGCTTGGAACTGCCGGCCGCCGAGGGGGCAGCTCCAGCCGGCGGCGGCAGCGGGACGCCGATCGGCGACCTCACGGGGCCGCCGGCGCCGTTGGAGCGGATCCGGGACGGCGAGCTGCAAAGCGAGGGCACCGTTGCCGGAGCCCTGCAGGTTCCGCCGTCCGGGCTGCCCGTGTTGTTCCTTGCCGACCATCCGGTCACGGGCGGCTATCCCGTGATTGCCGCCGTGGTTCCCGAGGACCTGCCGGTGGCCGCCCAGCTGCCGCCCGGCAGCACCGTCCGCTTCGTCCTGGTCGACCCGGACACCCTGCTTTCCGCCGGCAGCGCCGGCACTTCGACTCAGCCGGAAAGGTACCGCGCATGAAGAAGGTCCTGATCGCCAACCGCGGCGAGATCGCCGTACGAGTGGCGCGCGCCTGCGCCGATGCCGGGCTCGCGTCCGTGGCCGTGTACTCCGATCCCGACGCCGATGCACTCCACGTCCGCCGCGCCGACGAAGCCTACGCATTGGGCGGGCGCAGCGGGCAGGAAACCTACCTGGACATCGGCAAACTGATCGAGGCGGCCCGTCGCTCCGGCGCCGACGCCGTCCACCCCGGCTACGGTTTCCTCTCGGAAAACGCCGACTTTGCCGCGGCGGTCCTGGAGGCCGGCCTGACCTGGATCGGCCCCTCCCCGCAGTCCATCCGCGACCTGGGCAACAAGGTCACCGCCCGGGAGATTGCCGTGCGGGCCGGAGCGCCGCTGGTGCCCGGCAGCGACGGTCCCGTCGAGAGCGGTGCCGAGGTGATGGCGTTCGCGGAGGAGTACGGCCTGCCGGTGGCCATCAAGGCGGCGTTCGGCGGCGGCGGCCGCGGCCTGAAGATCGCGCGCCGGATGGAGGACATCGAGGACGCCTTCGATTCCGCCGTCCGCGAGGCCACGGTGGCCTTCGGCCGGGGCGAATGCTTCGTGGAGCGCTTCCTCGACAAGCCCCGGCACGTGGAAGCCCAGGTCTTGGCGGACATGCACGGCAACGTGGTCGTCGTCGGCACGCGCGACTGCTCGCTGCAGCGCCGCAACCAGAAGCTCGTCGAGGAAGCCCCGGCCCCGTTCCTGACCGAGGAGCAGCGCCAGCTGATCCATGACTCGGCCAAGGCCATCTGCCGCGAGGCCGGGTACCACGGCGCCGGCACCGTCGAGTACCTGGTTGCCAATGACGGGACCATCTCCTTCCTCGAGGTGAACACCCGCCTGCAGGTGGAGCACCCCGTTACGGAGGAGACCACCGGCGTCGACCTGGTGCGCGAACAGTTCCGCATTGCTGACGGCGAGCCCCTGACCCTTACACAGGACCCGGAACCGCATGGCCACGCCTTCGAGTTCCGGCTCAACGCGGAGGATCCCGCCCGCGGCTTCCTGCCAGGACCGGGCACCATCGCCGCCTTCGAACCGCCCACCGGCTCCGGCATCCGCGTGGATTCCGGCGTCCGCAGCGGGTCCACGGTTCCCGGCGACTATGACTCGCTGATGGCGAAGCTCATCGTGCACGGCGCCGACCGCGCGCAGGCGCTGAACCGGGCCCGGGTGGCACTGGACGAGATGCGCATCGCCGGGCTTCCCACCGTGCTGCCCTTCCACCGGGCGGTGGTCCGGGACGCAGCCTTCACCAAGACCGAGGCCTTCGGCGTCTACACCACCTGGATCGAGACGGAGTTCGCGGCGGCCCTCGAGGCGTCCCCGGAGATCGCGGCGGCTGAGCCCGGCAGCGAGCGCACCGAACTGACGGTCGAAGTCGACGGCAAGGCGCTGTGCCTCGGCCTGCCCGCCCGCCTGCTCGAGTCGCTGCTGCATGGCGGCGGCAGCGCCCCGGTCCAGGCCGCCGCGGAGGAGACGCACCAGGCGGAGGTTCTGCGGGCGCCGATGAACGGCAACCTGGTCAAGTGGGTCGCGGAGGACGGCGCTGCACTCGCCGCGGGCGACCCGGTGGCCGTCGTCGAGGCAATGAAAATGGAGACCACCATCGCCGCCCACCGGCCGGGCACTCTGGCGCGCGGAGAGCAGCAGCCCGGCACCGCCGTCGTCCGGGGTGAAGCACTTGGTAGCATCGGGTAGCCGGCCCCAGGCCGCACCTCAAACGATTGGCCTGTAGTGGCTGGCTTGGCCGCCCTATCCAGCCACTACAGGCCAACAGATCCGCAATTGCAGGCCCGGTTCGACCGGCGAGGGATGGGACGAACGGATGAAGGCACCGCTGGCGGGGATGACCGCACGGAGCGAGGCGACGCATGCGCACACGGCGGCGTGGGTGGCCGAGTCGCTGCGCATCCGCATCGCGGAAGGCCAGCTGCTGCCCGGCTCCAAGCTGTCCGAACAGGCGCTGGCCACGTCCTTCGGGGTCTCCCGCAACACGCTGCGCGAAGCCTTCACCGTCCTCGCGGGCGAACACGTCGTCACCCGCATCCCCAACCGCGGCGTCATCGTGACCTCGCCCGGTCCCGAGGGCGTGCGCGAGATCTACAGTGTGCGGCGGATCCTCGAGCCTGCCGCGGTCCGCTGGGGTGAGGACGTGGACGTGGATGCGCTGGCAGCGATTGTCGCCGATGCCCGGGAGGCGCGGGAGCGCGGCGACGTCGCCGAGATGGCCGGCGCCAACCAGCGCTTCCACGAGACCCTGATCCGCGGCACCGGCAGCAAGCTGCTGCAGGAACTCATGACCCGCGTGCTGGCGCAAATGCGCCTGGTCTTCCACACGATGAGCCAGACCCCGGATTTCCACAGCCACTACGTGGAGCAGAACGCCGGGCTCGTGGCGCTGCTCGCGAGCGGGCGCCGGGAAGAGGCGGCCGATACGCTGCGCGGCTACCTGGACCAGGCCGAGGCCGAACTGCTGGAGCACCTCGGCGCGGAGCCGGCTGCCAAACGCGCGTGAACTTCCCTCGCTTCGGCGCTCCTTCCCTGCTTTAAGCTTCAAGCGACCCGCTGACCTGCGCGTTTGGAAAGGGCGACCTTGAAGGAAGGGAAGTTGGAGCCCTTGGCCTGTGGCGTGCCGGGCCGGGCTACCCGACGAGGACCTTCGCCGCGCCGTCCATGTGCTCGGTGATCGCCTCGCTGGCCTTGGCCGCGTCGCCGGTTTCGATGGCGTCCACGATGTCGCCGTGCCGTTTGACGCTCATGTTCTGTGCCGCGCGTTCGAAGCCGGCGAACATGATGGACATGCGGATGTTGCCTTCCAGTGAGCCCCAGGAGTGCAGCAGCGTCTCGTTGCCGGTCAGCCTGCAGAGGGTCCGGTGGAAGTTCAGGTCCGCCTCGATCCGATCCTCCAGGCCGTCCTTGCTGGCCCGTTCCATCTCGTCCAGCGCGCGGCGCAGTTCCTTGATGACCTGGGCGCGGTCCTCCAGTGCGCAGAGCTCGCGCGCGGCCAGGGACTCGAGCGCGGCCCGGACCGAGAAGATGTCCCGGATTTCCTTGGCATCCAGGTGGCGGACCGACAGCCGGCCCCGCGGCCCGGCGGAGATCAGCCCCTCCTGCTGCAGCTGCCGCATGGCCTCCCGCAGGGTGCCGCGGCTGATCTGCAGGGTTTCGGACAGCTCGGTTTCCACCAGGTGGGTCCCGGGTGCGATCTCGCCGGTGGTGATGGCGCGGCGCAGAGCGGCCAGGGCCTGCTGCCGGAGGCTGGTCT contains these protein-coding regions:
- a CDS encoding LamB/YcsF family protein, which translates into the protein MAIIDLNSDVGESFGNWEMGDDAAIFRSVSSANVACGFHAGDPSTIAGTCRDAVAAGVTIGAHVGYRDLAGFGRRFLDCSPTELADDVLYQLGALQALTRAAGAQIRYVKPHGALYNTIVHHEAHAQAVVDAVRAFGGDLPLLLLPGSVALAKAAAAGLRGVAEAFADRAYNPDGTLVSRREPGAVLHDTDIVVANMVRLAQTGKITAIDGTIIRVDAESICVHGDTPGSVAMAAAVRAGLESAGVTVRSFA
- a CDS encoding carboxyltransferase domain-containing protein; its protein translation is MSVTAIRFAGPRALLVELSGLESVLALHARLTSDPLPGQLDVLAAASTVLVQCDTRAHAVAARAAVERLELDHAPAATGKTIEIPVTYDGEDLAEVARLTGLSPEGVVNAHTGQVWTAAFGGFAPGFAYLTGEDNTLDVPRRATPRTAVPAGAVALAGGYSAVYPRKSPGGWQLIGHTGSVLWDVGRPSPALIRPQDKVRFVAVRESAGPAGSAPSAEAASAVSEVPSEHASAAAAFAGAASTGAASAEGGTSAAEPAPPRRDSAGSLEVVSAGLQSLVQDLGRPGMGNLGVGSSGALDVPAARQANRLAGNSPGDAVVENLFGSLVLRARGDQVLAVTGARVELDIAPSGRRPAQDAPFALLDGETLSLGPATAGLRAYVAVRGGIELAAELGSRSSDTMSGLGPAPLEAGSVLPVGDAGSGHVVGTPEPSVLRVSPGETALLRITPGPRDDWFGQAGLDRLTGQDWVSGSASDRIGVRLELPAAEGAAPAGGGSGTPIGDLTGPPAPLERIRDGELQSEGTVAGALQVPPSGLPVLFLADHPVTGGYPVIAAVVPEDLPVAAQLPPGSTVRFVLVDPDTLLSAGSAGTSTQPERYRA
- a CDS encoding biotin carboxylase N-terminal domain-containing protein; this encodes MKKVLIANRGEIAVRVARACADAGLASVAVYSDPDADALHVRRADEAYALGGRSGQETYLDIGKLIEAARRSGADAVHPGYGFLSENADFAAAVLEAGLTWIGPSPQSIRDLGNKVTAREIAVRAGAPLVPGSDGPVESGAEVMAFAEEYGLPVAIKAAFGGGGRGLKIARRMEDIEDAFDSAVREATVAFGRGECFVERFLDKPRHVEAQVLADMHGNVVVVGTRDCSLQRRNQKLVEEAPAPFLTEEQRQLIHDSAKAICREAGYHGAGTVEYLVANDGTISFLEVNTRLQVEHPVTEETTGVDLVREQFRIADGEPLTLTQDPEPHGHAFEFRLNAEDPARGFLPGPGTIAAFEPPTGSGIRVDSGVRSGSTVPGDYDSLMAKLIVHGADRAQALNRARVALDEMRIAGLPTVLPFHRAVVRDAAFTKTEAFGVYTTWIETEFAAALEASPEIAAAEPGSERTELTVEVDGKALCLGLPARLLESLLHGGGSAPVQAAAEETHQAEVLRAPMNGNLVKWVAEDGAALAAGDPVAVVEAMKMETTIAAHRPGTLARGEQQPGTAVVRGEALGSIG
- a CDS encoding GntR family transcriptional regulator codes for the protein MKAPLAGMTARSEATHAHTAAWVAESLRIRIAEGQLLPGSKLSEQALATSFGVSRNTLREAFTVLAGEHVVTRIPNRGVIVTSPGPEGVREIYSVRRILEPAAVRWGEDVDVDALAAIVADAREARERGDVAEMAGANQRFHETLIRGTGSKLLQELMTRVLAQMRLVFHTMSQTPDFHSHYVEQNAGLVALLASGRREEAADTLRGYLDQAEAELLEHLGAEPAAKRA
- a CDS encoding GntR family transcriptional regulator codes for the protein MATESMSLLGLEKTSLRQQALAALRRAITTGEIAPGTHLVETELSETLQISRGTLREAMRQLQQEGLISAGPRGRLSVRHLDAKEIRDIFSVRAALESLAARELCALEDRAQVIKELRRALDEMERASKDGLEDRIEADLNFHRTLCRLTGNETLLHSWGSLEGNIRMSIMFAGFERAAQNMSVKRHGDIVDAIETGDAAKASEAITEHMDGAAKVLVG